A window of the Scleropages formosus chromosome 5, fSclFor1.1, whole genome shotgun sequence genome harbors these coding sequences:
- the rerg gene encoding ras-related and estrogen-regulated growth inhibitor yields the protein MAKSAEVKLAVFGKAGVGKSALVVRFLTKRFIWEYDPTLESTYRHQANVDDEVVNMDILDTAGQEDTLQREGHVRWGDGFIVVYDITDRGSFEEVAPLKGLLEEVKKPKHVTLVLVGNKADLEHARQVSTEEGERLAAEMACAFYECSACTGEGAVSEAFYELCREVRRRRMVQGKARRRSSTTHVKQAINKMLTKISS from the exons CTTTGGTGGTGCGGTTCCTGACCAAACGCTTCATCTGGGAGTACGACCCCACCCTCG AGTCGACATATCGCCACCAAGCCAACGTCGACGACGAGGTTGTTAACATGGACATCTTGGACACGGCTGGACAG GAGGACACGCTGCAGAGGGAGGGCCACGTGCGCTGGGGCGACGGCTTCATCGTCGTTTACGACATCACCGACAGGGGCAGCTTCGAGGAGGTGGCTCCGCTCAAAGGGCTCCTGGAGGAGGTGAAGAAGCCCAAGCACGTGACCCTGGTGCTGGTCGGCAACAAGGCCGACCTGGAGCACGCCCGCCAGGTGAGCACGGAGGAGGGCGAGCGGCTGGCGGCCGAGATGGCGTGCGCCTTCTACGAGTGCTCGGCGTGCACGGGCGAGGGCGCCGTGAGCGAGGCTTTCTACGAGCTGTGCCGCGAGGTGCGCCGCCGCCGCATGGTCCAAGGCAAAGCCCGTCGCCGCAGCTCCACCACCCACGTCAAGCAAGCTATCAACAAGATGCTGACCAAGATCAGCAGCTAG